The Candida dubliniensis CD36 chromosome 2, complete sequence genome contains a region encoding:
- a CDS encoding clathrin-associated protein ap-1 complex component, putative (Similar to S. cerevisiae APM2), with translation MISAIYIIYLAEKQQSNEFSQIELLVNRRYNQTLPHDEIILQNFHNLMTNLLPSEQVPVLYYDGLSYTYMRCLNGIILLIVSNQNIDVMSAVMFLNQFQLVLVHYLCNSKLTNDKMSAPKSLDRDIIIDNITLILELLDECLDYGLLQITDYKLLEEYIKVIPNIPKIDSLADEYDTSDSDDTSDEDDNDEPNKYKKKSKSKTKNGKNKRGSKREIKSTHNQAVKTDVIENEQTNMINSSILRTYSSAINWRPKGIFYAKNEIFIDIIEDCEFVYDLGTGVIKRNEIYGTCVVKSYLSGMPVCRIGFNERNLSRIEDDEAEKALDIPENQLKEAQNEEEEEDDDEEEDVKEQENNSEETESLEQTMESPALADKRQKHKIPIRNIQFHQCIELSKIYKENIVTFIPPDDKFVLMTYNVEQQKQKKKEPLIMVKPQFRIIQQTGKLQIMCTINTNFHRRRHCKNLIIRIPINPHYFELDANDNDLKYKAELGEVSFKIDSFELVWKIDSIDGKKMVRMMTELALVHAERINEQRISDYLLRRAALSSVVGADDLSDTAEDSREELDKFYGVNGKSTSSAQKISLKFKNSVFNDDIKVQFKLPMVTYSGLKLSYLSVEEEQMKYPCFPWVRYLTRSIDHYEPDISLENQKFSGRCCDYRFKLGSNCFVVA, from the coding sequence ATGATCTCtgctatatatataatatatttagcagagaaacaacaatcaaacgAATTTTCTCAAATTGAGTTATTAGTCAACCGAAGATACAACCAGACACTACCGCACGATGAAATCATTCTCCAAAATTTCCACAATTTAATGacaaatttattaccaTCTGAACAAGTCCCCGTATTATATTATGATGGCTTATCTTATACATACATGCGATGTTTGAATGGCATTATACTATTGATAGTCTCTAACCAAAACATTGATGTTATGCTGGCCGTTATGTTTTTGAACCAGTTCCAATTGGTATTAGTACATTATTTATGTAATTCCAAATTGACTAATGATAAAATGTCTGCACCCAAATCCTTAGATAGAGATATCatcattgataatattacCTTAATTCTAgaattattagatgaaTGTTTGGATTATGGGTTGTTGCAGATCACAGATTACAAGTTGTTAGAAGAGTATATCAAAGTAATACCCAATATTCCTAAAATTGATAGTTTGGCGGATGAATACGATACCTCTGATAGCGATGATACTAGTGATGAGGACGATAATGATGAACCaaataaatacaaaaagaaatcaaaatccAAAACTAAGAATGGCAAGAATAAAAGGGGGTCAAAGAGGGAGATTAAATCAACTCACAATCAGGCTGTCAAAACAGATGTGATTGAAAATGAGCAAACGAATATGATCAATAGTTCAATATTACGTACTTACTCACTGGCCATAAATTGGAGACCCAAAGGTATATTTTATgcaaaaaatgaaatatttattgatatcaTTGAAGATTGCGAGTTTGTGTATGATTTGGGAACTGGAGTCATTAAACGCAATGAAATATACGGTACTTGCGTAGTGAAATCGTATTTGTCGGGTATGCCAGTTTGTCGAATTGGGTTTAACGAAAGGAATTTATCGCGAATTGAAGACGACGAGGCAGAAAAAGCTTTAGATATACCcgaaaatcaattgaaggAGGCtcaaaatgaagaagaagaagaagatgatgatgaagaggaAGATGTGAAAGAGCAGGAGAATAATTCTGAGGAAACTGAAAGTCTAGAGCAAACAATGGAATCCCCTGCATTGGCAGATAAAAGACAAAAGCATAAAATCCCGATACGAAACATTCAGTTCCATCAATGCATCGAATTGTCGAAAAtttataaagaaaatattgttaCTTTTATCCCCCCAGATGATAAATTTGTGTTGATGACATACAATGTTGAGCAACAAaaacagaagaaaaaggaacCACTAATAATGGTCAAGCCACAATTCCGAATTATTCAACAAACCGGGAAATTGCAGATTATGTGCACGATAAACACGAATTTCCACAGAAGAAGACATTGTAAAAACTTGATTATTAGAATTCCAATAAACCCGCATTATTTTGAGTTGGATGCAAATGATAATGACTTGAAATATAAAGCAGAATTGGGAGAGGTATCgtttaaaattgattcatttgaatTGGTTTGGAAAATTGACAGTATTGATGGGAAAAAAATGGTGAGGATGATGACTGAATTAGCTTTAGTACATGCCGAGAGAATCAATGAACAACGGATACTGGATTATCTATTACGAAGAGCTGCTTTATCATCTGTTGTGGGAGCCGATGATTTAAGTGACACTGCCGAAGATAGCAGGGAAGAGTTGGACAAATTTTATGGAGTAAATGGGAAATCTACTTCACTGGCCCAAAAAATATCtttgaaattcaaaaatagTGTTTTCAACGATGATATTAAGGTACAATTCAAGTTGCCAATGGTAACATACTCGGGATTGAAATTGAGTTATCTCAGTGTCgaagaagaacaaatgaaatatcCTTGTTTCCCGTGGGTAAGATACTTAACAAGATCAATAGATCACTATGAGCCAGATATTTCGCTTGAGAACCAAAAATTTAGTGGTAGATGCTGTGATTATAGATTCAAGTTAGGTCTGAATTGCTTTGTAGTAGCATAA
- a CDS encoding fungal zinc cluster transcription factor, putative, which yields MSLDNTLQGNTISGSASISKGKKNRNGCLTCKKKRLKCDETKPNCLNCTKKNIECGGYATKFKWKSFNEERSHTSSSNKSLKRHLELASFSVTGKSIEEINKENELIAKGINPETVKSGTTSNRSRTNSFNTINTQRPKSFDKSHSFPLPPNEHGRVQSSSVYKSDLNSLADAAMKQIGKSPASIPSTSPALKTHQQHQVQSLANNSAMQHIMVQQAPQPSPPPPPPFTPNFEAMLTTEKPMVKRTAISNFDTEINLTPSLSAILNFAFNHEEIEVPSVETLSPLTLNHEARIDAPMNNDKIITTNKQVTEQEQILHLFNEYTSGIMSIKNGAHENPWRNLITPLALKYSCLFNSIAAMTLFHMAGRTNVVHSPDDLRTKGWYYMKKCIFELANGLSNNVKDLPLDVALVTCLNLAVCEQWDTHTSSGIAHLKGAKSMIQQILELLKEQQQLIKQKKFENVESRSLIDEDQRLLMNLKKKLVLIDDFDYEEMIHEIIKCPEKAAVIPKSIQFILNNWIYFEVLAQMTSDSMCDDKGVDLVAAITSSSQNKLDKDKDRNPKSPSDVSDSSDKTFRFFETLHSLNYNNEVIDPLLGCSQSLFVIMGKVANLITKIRKAKHKNQSKKRNTLTTISQASELKQELVNWKPSVVASIMDNEITSESSTTWDLPSCIATAEAYKYSTLLYLHQAVPEIPSFSAHALAEKIFILLASIPASSNLSIVHIFPLLVASSEAEPGEEREWCENRWKLLSQRMWIGNIDRALEVVKEVWRRKDGFQETCDDRKFHQLGGLMVALNGDPSNNSNGSNGGNSHNNNNSATNTVDANTIDSNAHWSTVMKEWGWEVLLG from the coding sequence ATGTCCCTTGATAATACCCTCCAGGGTAATACCATTAGTGGGTCTGCTAGCATCAGTaaggggaaaaaaaatcgAAATGGATGTTTGACTTGTAAGAAGAAGCGTCTAAAATGTGATGAAACAAAGCCAAATTGCTTAAATTGTACCAAGAAGAATATAGAATGTGGTGGATACGCcaccaaattcaaatgGAAACTGTTTAATGAAGAAAGGTCGCATACTAGCAGCagtaataaatcattaaaacGACATCTTGAGTTGGCGAGTTTTTCCGTTACTGGGAAATCTATAGAGGAgattaataaagaaaatgaattgatagCCAAGGGAATCAATCCAGAAACAGTGAAAAGTGGTACTACTAGCAATAGGTCAAGAACTAACAGTTTCAACACAATCAATACACAAAGACCAAAATCGTTTGATAAATCACATAGCTTTCCGTTACCACCCAATGAGCATGGACGGGTTCAATCTTCGTCTGTCTACAAGAGtgatttgaattctttAGCTGATGCTGCTATGAAACAGATTGGGAAATCACCTGCTTCTATCCCATCAACATCACCAGCATTGAAAACtcatcaacaacaccaaGTACAGTCTTTAGCCAATAACTCGGCCATGCAGCATATTATGGTACAGCAAGCGCCCCAGCCTCTGCCTCCGCCTCCACCTCCATTTACCCCTAATTTTGAAGCAATGCTAACTACAGAAAAACCAATGGTCAAAAGAACCGCAATTAGCAATTTTGATACCGAAATCAATTTGACCCCTTCTTTGTCAGCAATATTAAACTTTGCATTCAATCACGAGGAAATAGAGGTACCATCTGTGGAAACATTAAGTCCATTGACATTGAATCACGAAGCTAGGATTGATGCACCAATGAATAATGACAAAATCATAACAACCAATAAACAGGTCACTGAACAAGAGCAAATTTTacatttatttaatgaGTACACTTCGGGTATTATGTCGATTAAGAATGGGGCTCACGAAAATCCATGGAGAAACTTGATTACTCCCTTGGCGTTAAAATACTCTTGTctttttaattcaattgcaGCAATGACATTATTTCATATGGCAGGAAGGACTAACGTGGTACATTCTCCAGATGACCTAAGAACTAAAGGATGGTATTACATGAAAAAATGTATATTCGAACTAGCGAATGGGTTATCAAACAATGTGAAAGATTTGCCACTTGACGTGGCCCTAGTGACATGTTTGAATCTTGCTGTGTGCGAGCAATGGGATACTCATACATCTAGTGGTATAGCCCATTTGAAAGGTGCCAAGAGTATGATTCAGCAGATTCTAGAGTTGTtaaaagaacaacaacaacttatcaaacaaaagaaatttgaaaatgttgaatcaagatctttaattgatgagGATCAACgattgttgatgaatttgaaaaaaaaattggttttgatagatgattttgattacGAAGAAATGATtcatgaaattattaaatgtcCAGAAAAAGCAGCGGTTATCCCTAAATCAATTCAGTTTATATTGAATAATTGGATTTACTTTGAAGTGTTGGCACAAATGACTTCTGATTCAATGTGTGACGATAAAGGGGTTGATCTAGTAGCAGCAATCACATCACTGTCCCAGAACAAGCTcgataaagataaagatcGAAATCCTAAATCGCCATCAGACGTTAGTGATCTGTCTGACAAAACATTCCGTTTTTTTGAAACACTCCATTCgttaaattataataatgaagTTATTGATCCATTACTAGGGTGCAGTCAGTCATTGTTTGTGATCATGGGTAAAGTTGCTAATTTGATTACAAAAATCAGAAAGGCTAAACATAAAAATCAGTcgaagaaaagaaatactTTAACGACGATCAGTCAGGCGTCGGAATTGAAGCAAGAATTGGTTAATTGGAAGCCCTCAGTTGTGGCAAGCATAATGGATAATGAAATTACTAGTGAATCGTCTACAACTTGGGATCTACCACTGTGTATAGCTACGGCTGAGGCATACAAGTATTCAACATTGTTATATCTACATCAAGCTGTTCCTGAAATTCCATCCTTCTCAGCACACGCATTGGctgaaaaaatatttattttattagcATCTATTCCAGCTTCatccaatttatcaattgtgCATATTTTCCCACTTTTAGTTGCCTCGAGCGAAGCCGAGCCAGGAGAGGAAAGAGAATGGTGTGAGAACAGATGGAAATTGCTATCACAACGCATGTGGATTGGAAACATCGATCGTGCTTTAGAGGTTGTGAAAGAAGTTTGGAGACGGAAAGACGGATTTCAGGAGACTTGTGATGATAGAAAGTTCCATCAATTGGGTGGATTAATGGTAGCATTGAATGGTGATCCCAGTAATAACTCCAACGGAAGTAATGGTGGGAACAGtcataataacaacaacctGGCAACTAATACGGTTGATGCCAACACTATTGATTCCAATGCACATTGGAGCACAGTAATGAAAGAATGGGGCTGGGAGGTGCTACTAGGATAG
- a CDS encoding HAD-superfamily ia hydrolase, reg-2-like, putative: MLRNLLLSRRTFVRMSSTKSRLISQPFKMENTQMIRETARKFPRPNFISFDLFGTLYVPKKPVPDQYYEIAYHEFGINKSIQSIEEEFPIIYNEMLQSYPNYGKGHPKFDNCDSWWKELIIRLFQLDRHDDQALALCHRLIHHFTSEEAYCVYDDVVPTLQALQEHGVKLIVASNSDPRALTILESLKLKQYFHCSEHFHCSGVFLSYDSDYSKPTKEFFDEIALVKYRAHVDANYRSKTYPPSGFLADCWHVGDSYNDDYVGAVRAGWNGVLLDRNRISEFFKNAKTPKNDGCFLNDSPEPKGDERTDNEMLILANNRVVITKLSQLLDIFKL; this comes from the coding sequence atGCTCAGAAATCTCTTACTTTCTCGGCGTACATTTGTACGAATGAGTTCTACCAAGTCACGATTGATTTCTCAGCCATTCAAAATGGAAAACACACAAATGATTCGTGAAACAGCAAGAAAGTTCCCACGACCGAATTTCATATCctttgatttgtttggCACTCTATATGTCCCCAAGAAGCCAGTCCCCGACCAGTATTATGAAATTGCTTATCACGAGTTTGGCATCAATAAATCTAtacaatcaattgaagaagagttcccaataatttataatgaaaTGTTGCAGTCATATCCAAATTACGGTAAGGGTCACCCGAAATTCGATAATTGTGATTCCTGGTGGAAAGAATTAATCATCcgattatttcaattagATAGACACGATGATCAAGCCTTGGCCTTGTGTCATCGGTTGATCCACCACTTTACCAGTGAGGAAGCATACTGTGTGTATGATGATGTGGTGCCCACGTTGCAAGCATTGCAAGAACACGGTGTCAAACTAATTGTGGCCAGTAACTCTGACCCAAGAGCGTTAACTATACTTGAAAGTTTGAAACTTAAACAGTACTTCCATTGTAGTGAACATTTCCATTGCAGTGGGGTTTTTTTATCATATGACTCAGATTATTCTAAACCAACAAAAGAGttttttgatgaaattgcTTTGGTCAAATATAGGGCCCACGTTGATGCGAATTATCGAAGCAAGACCTATCCCCCAAGTGGCTTTCTTGCTGATTGTTGGCATGTTGGCGATAGTTACAACGACGATTATGTGGGAGCAGTGAGAGCTGGTTGGAACGGGGTCTTGTTGGATAGAAATCGTATCAGTGAGTTCTTCAAGAATGCGAAAACACCCAAGAATGACGGATGCTTTTTGAACGATAGTCCGGAACCTAAAGGTGATGAGAGAACAGACAATGAGATGTTGATATTGGCAAATAATAGAGTGGTCATAACTAAACTATCACAACTTTTGGATATTTTCAAGCTTTGA
- a CDS encoding cell wall mannosidase, putative (Similar to S. cerevisiae DFG5) — protein sequence MISLQQLIISILLFFTSSVQSVDLTVDDKDSVCSAAKVVVQGVWNYYEGLKNGGTVGMFAPPNYWWNAGEAFGGLVDFYTFCESDNSTLESLIYNGMYHQAGENYNYIPSNQSMTEGNDDQGVWGMAIMQAVERNFTEPESHSWLAMVQAVFNTMNARWDADNCGGGLRWQIFTWNSGYDYKNSISNGCLFHLAARLARYTGNSSVYVDTAEKVWKWMEDVGFLTEEQNGDVRIYDGAKIANNCSSVTDLRWSYTYGVFMTGCAYLYNFTGDDVWLTRTNEIVQASLSYFFANKIMQETTCQPQNKCNNDQRSFRCLFSRCLGLTTQLVPETKDKIREVLEASAEGAAKSCSGGSDGVTCGENWALGSWDGVYGLGEQTSALEVMMALIVEPPLSVKTGGTNRTNYAAGTNSEDNANKNELTITGKDKAGAGVLTAIVLAVILGGAIWMIF from the coding sequence ATGATCTCACTACAACAgctaataatatcaatccTATTATTTTTCACGTCATCTGTGCAATCAGTGGACCTTACTGTTGACGATAAAGATTCTGTATGCTCTGCAGCAAAGGTTGTTGTCCAAGGTGTTTGGAACTATTACGAAGGTCTCAAAAATGGAGGTACTGTGGGAATGTTTGCTCCACCAAACTATTGGTGGAATGCAGGTGAAGCTTTTGGGGGGTTAGTTGATTTTTATACTTTCTGTGAATCCGACAACTCTACATTGGAAAGCTTGATTTATAATGGAATGTACCACCAAGCCGGTGAAAACTACAATTATATTCCATCTAATCAATCAATGACAGAAGGTAATGATGATCAAGGTGTTTGGGGTATGGCTATTATGCAAGCTGTGGAAAGAAATTTCACTGAGCCAGAGTCACACAGTTGGTTAGCGATGGTCCAGGCCGTATTCAATACCATGAATGCAAGATGGGATGCCGATAATTGTGGTGGGGGGTTAAGATGGCAAATTTTCACTTGGAATTCGGGTTATGATTATaagaattcaatttcaaatggtTGTCTTTTCCATTTGGCAGCAAGATTAGCAAGATATACTGGGAACAGCTCAGTTTATGTGGACACAGCTGAGAAAGTTTGGAAATGGATGGAAGATGTCGGCTTTTTAACCGAAGAGCAAAATGGTGATGTTAGAATTTATGATGGTGCTAAAATCGCTAACAACTGTAGTTCTGTGACTGACTTGAGATGGTCCTACACATATGGTGTATTTATGACTGGCTGTGCTTATTTGTACAACTTCACCGGCGACGATGTATGGTTGACTAGAACAAATGAGATTGTACAAGCATCTttatcatatttttttgccaATAAGATTATGCAAGAGACAACTTGCCAACCCCAAAACAAATGTAACAATGATCAAAGGTCCTTCCGTTGTTTGTTCTCACGTTGCCTTGGCTTAACTACACAATTGGTGCCAGAAACCAAAGATAAGATTAGAGAAGTTTTGGAGGCAAGTGCTGAAGGTGCTGCTAAATCATGTTCCGGTGGGTCCGATGGGGTGACATGTGGTGAAAATTGGGCACTCGGCAGCTGGGATGGTGTTTATGGTTTAGGTGAACAGACTAGTGCCTTGGAAGTTATGATGGCTTTGATCGTTGAGCCACCGCTTTCTGTTAAGACTGGTGGTACTAACAGAACGAACTATGCTGCCGGTACCAACTCAGAAGATAATGCCAATAAGAATGAATTAACCATAACAGGAAAGGATAAAGCTGGTGCTGGTGTCTTGACAGCAATAGTTTTGGCGGTTATTTTGGGCGGAGCTATATGGATGATCTTTTGA
- a CDS encoding mate family drug/sodium antiporter, putative (Similar to S. cerevisiae MTE2) yields MVLFPTINRLANPNNAGGLTGSRRRRLFVPPSTQYPLFIYGDGDDQRSFLSNIEVGSQIYSPEDEHSDVASVSTSRSLPSTLSSVHTVDDQESFHDWLQEEHQRRISAASSPAGSSDEDEFDDDLELGRRRSSTMPTVVSPQEDFLNLKTDYTIESKSLFKNSFPLILTFILEHVFSIVCLVVVGKLGTKQLGAVSLATMTSTITFAIFEGTATALDTLCPQAYGAGNYELMSIFVQRCNVFSMILFFPCALFWWFSGSILKFVIDDPEVVDLTQEFLRYLILGAPGYILFENSKRFLQAQGIFEAGTGILFVSAPINIGLSWFLVWNENYGIGYIGAPIATGINFWLMMILLVLYVRYIDGGKCWFGLASTEELFSNWNQIIHLALPGIVMMESEYMAYEIMTLFASYFGTVQLAAQSAVSSIASLTYMVPFSVGIAATTRIANFIGGQNMAGAILATRVAMVAAVIVSTINCLSLFSFRYEIARIFSDDPEVISLIVDLLNPLVSVLQIFDGIASVNSGILRAQGSQKIGGYINFIAYYAFALPLAMVLSKIVGLQVFGLWIGVGSGMAVIALSETAVIMFSNWDDILMKAGIMNEFGFDDTDDDDDDDDIF; encoded by the coding sequence ATGGTTTTATTCCCAACTATAAATAGACTTGCAAATCCTAACAATGCAGGTGGGCTCACTGGTAGTAGAAGACGAAGGTTATTTGTCCCACCATCAACACAATACCCACTTTTTATATACGGTGATGGCGATGACCAACGATCTTTTTTGTCAAACATAGAAGTTGGATCACAAATATATAGTCCAGAAGACGAACACAGCGATGTTGCCAGCGTTAGCACTTCGCGGTCATTGCCATCGACCTTAAGTTCAGTGCATACTGTTGATGATCAAGAGTCATTCCACGACTGGTTGCAAGAAGAGCATCAACGAAGAATATCTGCAGCATCGTCGCCAGCAGGAAGTAGTGACGAAGAcgaatttgatgatgatttggaATTGGGAAGAAGGCGATCAAGTACCATGCCTACTGTTGTTAGTCCTCAGGAAGACTTTCTTAATCTAAAAACTGATTATACCATAGAGTCAAAAAGcttatttaaaaattcgTTTCCATTAATTTTAACATTCATTTTGGAACATGTTTTTTCGATTGTCTGTTTGGTTGTTGTGGGTAAATTGGGTACAAAGCAGTTAGGAGCCGTGTCCTTGGCAACCATGACCTCAACAATCACATTTGCTATATTTGAAGGAACAGCAACTGCGCTAGATACGTTGTGTCCACAAGCTTACGGTGCAGGTAACTATGAATTGATGAGCATATTTGTCCAAAGATGTAAtgttttttcaatgattttgttttttccGTGTGCTTTGTTTTGGTGGTTTTCTGGGCTGATTTTGAAGTTCGTCATTGATGATCCTGAAGTGGTTGATTTAACACAAGAGTTTTTAAGGTACTTGATATTGGGGGCTCCGGGCTATATTCTTTTCGAAAACTCAAAGAGATTTTTACAGGCACAGGGTATATTTGAAGCAGGTACCGGTATCCTCTTTGTCAGTGCTCCGATAAATATTGGACTTTCGTGGTTTCTTGTATGGAATGAGAATTATGGGATTGGATACATTGGTGCGCCCATAGCCACGGGGATCAATTTTtggttgatgatgatattgttggTTCTTTATGTCAGATACATTGATGGAGGGAAATGTTGGTTTGGGTTAGCATCTACGGAAGAGCTTTTCAGTAACTGGAACcaaattattcatttgGCCCTACCTGGTATCGTTATGATGGAATCTGAATATATGGCATACGAAATAATGACTTTGTTTGCGTCGTACTTTGGGACAGTTCAATTAGCAGCTCAGAGTGCTGTTTCCAGTATTGCGTCACTCACATATATGGTACCATTTTCCGTTGGTATTGCCGCCACGACCAGGATTGCTAATTTTATTGGCGGGCAGAATATGGCAGGAGCTATTTTAGCAACTAGAGTAGCCATGGTGGCGGCCGTGATTGTTTCCACTATCAACtgtttatctttattttcGTTCCGATACGAGATTGCTCGGATTTTTTCCGATGATCCTGAAGTGATTTCACTTATCGTCGATTTATTGAACCCGTTGGTTAGTGTTttacaaatttttgatGGTATTGCCTCCGTCAATAGTGGTATATTGAGAGCTCAAGGATCACAAAAAATCGGTGGCTATATAAATTTCATTGCATATTACGCATTTGCATTGCCCTTGGCTATGGTTTTAAGTAAAATTGTTGGTCTACAAGTATTTGGATTATGGATCGGTGTTGGCAGTGGAATGGCTGTAATTGCTTTGAGTGAAACTGCTGTCATTATGTTTAGTAATTGGGATGACATATTAATGAAGGCAGGTATAATGAATGAGTTTGGTTTTGATGACACTGACGACgacgatgatgacgatgatatATTTTAG
- a CDS encoding choline and nitrogen mustard permease, putative (Choline transporter (permease) that also controls the uptake of nitrogen mustard; expression is co-regulated with phospholipid biosynthetic genes and negatively regulated by choline and myo-inositol.;~Similar to S. cerevisiae HNM1) produces MSDSIEKKDSNSPRRASFGKGEIHNILSNRVTNHVTTNLDALAVADDKKAERLLKEAQANLELVAETGYSPELRRNFSIISLLGIGFGITNSWFGISGSLVAGISSGGPMMIIYGIIIVAIFSVFIGITLSELSSAYPNAAAQIYWAQKLAPPKYARACAYFTGILSAAGSTFTTASVNMTSATAIVGMYMLHHPEKTIQRWQVFIVYEAITILLVFFNIYEKPLPMISSTTLYTSLFSFVVITIVVLSMHDGDFQSPHFVFVEFNNGTGWSSSAIAFIVGLINPNWSFSCLDAATHIAEESLSPATDIPKAILGTVAIGFITSFTYSIAMFFSIKNLDDILSSNTGVPILDIYYQATNSKAAAVGLEFLILLTSLGCSIGCSTWASRIIYSFSRDNGLPLSRLWAKVDSRTGNVVNAHLLSNFWVMVIGCIYLGSSTAYNSILISCVTFLLLSYLIPTVFLVFKRNKIRHGPFWLNGFGLVANVGLIVWAIFAFVFYNFPTVMPVSGSNMNYSSAVFGVCLIFSVIDWTLRGKHQYTSLEEREKVKDELASQVSNQITNIQSIVSNRH; encoded by the coding sequence ATGTCTGActcaattgaaaagaaagattcTAATTCACCAAGAAGAGCCAGTTTTGGTAAGGGTGAAATACACAATATTCTATCAAATAGAGTCACCAATCATGTGACAACAAACTTAGACGCTTTGGCGGTGGCTGATGATAAAAAAGCAGAGAGGCTCTTGAAAGAGGCACAAGCTAACTTAGAATTGGTCGCCGAGACTGGGTACTCACCAGAACTTAGAAGAAACTTTAGTATCATATCTCTTTTAGGTATTGGTTTTGGTATCACTAATAGTTGGTTTGGTATTCTGGGTTCCTTAGTAGCTGGTATCAGTTCTGGTGGGCcaatgatgattatttatggtattattattgttgcaattttttctgttttcaTTGGTATTACTCTTTCCGAACTTTCATCAGCTTATCCTAATGCCGCTGCCCAGATTTATTGGGCGCAAAAATTGGCTCCTCCAAAGTATGCTCGTGCCTGTGCTTATTTCACTGGTATTTTGCTGGCCGCAGGAAGTACTTTCACTACTGCCAGTGTCAATATGACGTCTGCTACTGCAATTGTTGGTATGTATATGCTTCATCATCCTGagaaaacaattcaaaGATGGCAAGTGTTTATTGTTTACGAGGCTATTACGATCTTGTTagtatttttcaatatctaCGAAAAGCCGTTGCCCATGATCTCAAGTACCACCTTGTACACTTCGCTTTTCTCATTTGTTGTTATCACAATAGTTGTTCTTTCGATGCATGATGGTGACTTCCAAAGCCCGCATTTTGTTTTCGTTGAATTTAATAACGGTACTGGTTGGTCTTCTTCGGCCATTGCATTCATTGTTGGTTTGATCAATCCTAATTGGAGTTTTTCGTGTTTAGATGCTGCCACTCATATAGCTGAAGAAAGTTTAAGTCCTGCAACTGACATTCCAAAGGCTATTCTTGGAACTGTTGCCATTGGGTTCATCACTTCTTTCACCTATTCTATTGCCATGTTTTTTTCTATCAAAAACTTGGATGATATTTTGTCATCCAATACTGGGGTGCCTATTTTggatatttattatcaagcCACCAATTCTAAAGCAGCAGCTGTGGGTTTGGAATTTCTTATTCTTTTGACTTCTCTTGGTTGTTCTATTGGCTGCAGTACCTGGGCGTCTAGAATTATTTACAGTTTTTCCAGAGATAATGGATTGCCATTGTCGAGACTTTGGGCAAAGGTTGATAGTAGAACTGGAAATGTGGTAAATGCCCACCTCTTGTCAAATTTCTGGGTCATGGTCATTGGTTGTATATATTTGGGCTCTTCAACTGCCTATAATTctattttgatttcttgtGTCACTTTCTTGTTACTTTCATACTTGATTCCAACCGTATTTTTGGTatttaaaagaaacaaaattagACACGGCCCCTTCTGGTTAAATGGTTTTGGTTTAGTTGCTAATGTTGGGTTAATTGTATGGGCTATATTTGCTTTTGTTTTCTATAATTTCCCAACAGTGATGCCTGTTTCTGGAAGTAATATGAATTATTCGTCAGCTGTGTTTGGtgtttgtttaattttttcagtAATAGATTGGACTTTGAGAGGGAAGCACCAATACACTTCTCttgaagaaagagaaaaggTCAAGGATGAATTGGCCCTGCAAGTGTCCAACCAAATTACCAATATTCAATCTATTGTTTCGAATAGACACTGA